The DNA region GGCTGTCACAAACCATCTTTTACCTATTGATATCTGTTTCTTTAAACCTTGAAGTCGCCTTTTGCGGGTCTTGTCATCCACTGTATCCCAGTCCTCTACATACAGCTGTTGTAGAATTGAGTCACGCCCAGCAACTCTTTCAAAGCTCGCCCTGCGCTCAAAGCTACCTTGAAAGGCCTTATAGCATACATACAAGAGTAAATACGCTACACTCAGATGGACTGAACCGATTTGTTCAGTCCCAGAGAGAGTAGAGACGCACTTGACAGCTTTCACAACGCGTTGAAGATGAGAATCCTCTGTCTGTGGAAGACATAAGGTCGATTTCCAGAATCCATATTTTACCCAGGCCGGGTACTCTTCAATCAATAATGAAGTCGCGTCTTCACGGAAGACATCACATGCTTTGAACGTCACACTTCCCTGTACTAATACCTGGTAGGTTAAGCTCCTGTCCTTCGCCATCGAGGAATTTTGTGCCGATCCCAATAGAGGTAGAGGTGATACAGCCAAGTGCAAAACCAGCTTCACCGTTTCACACTCTTCTCTTAATTCTGGGCCCCACCGCCAAGACGCTAGCTTGAGAAATGGGTACATGCAAATGGACCTGTATACATTACGTCTTGAgcactttgcttcacatgacCATGGATTGTCGCAGCATTCTCCGCCAGAAGCTGCTGACAACAAAACATCTTTCAACTTCCACCCCTAATTCCATGTTTGCCTACCGGTCTCTTGGCCTACAACACTGGAATGGAGAAGCTTTCCAGAGCTAATCTTGGTACAAAACAAGTCAAAAGCTTGTTGTACTCGGCAATATACAGTACATCTATTTTTATTGCTCTTCAACCTCAACGTTCGCATGTCGAAAATGACCTTCTGCACTTTCTCCTCTACCCCCCACGACATCCAAGCTCCATTCAAGGAAATCTTTGAAATCTTGACCTGCGTGTTTTTGCCAATTTCGTCTCACAAATGCTTTGAGCTCTGCAAAGAATTCTTCGATTGGGTTTAGATCAGAGGAGGTACGGTGGTAAGTACAACAACTTGACACCGGCATTTGAGCATAACTCTCTTATTCGATCAGTATGGTGGAAAGACGCGTTGTCCATAATAAGGACAGACTTTGGCTCTGGCCATCTACCACAATGATGGAGAAGCTGTTCAATAAAGTCCTCGAACATGCTAGCATCTGTCAATCCTTGGAAGACTCGCGACATCAAAATGCCATCCTGCGATACGCGGGGAGAATTTGGTACCGCTGACCCCGCTGGAAACGGGAAACCTGAATGGGTGCCACCCCGCGGGGAGACCAGCCTGTCCTCCTGAAGCCAGCCCGTTTATCACAACCTGATTCATCTATGTAGACTAGGTGATACGAGCGGAAAACTGACAGCTGATATAGATAGTAATCTCTCAGGTCCACGTTTCTTTCTTGTGCTATCCATCGAGCCACTTTCTTCGTCCACCCATACGATTGAAGGGCCCGGCTGATAGTGTACGTGGATACGAGCACGTCGAATTCATCGTACAAAAACTCTGCCATCTCAATTTAGGTATAAATCCGGTTTCTCTAGCAAGTATTCGCATAGCGCTTCCAGCATGACGGGTGTGATCACGCGGGGACGGCCGCCATGGATCAGGGGTGCTCGGACGTCGCCAAACATTTGGAAGTTGGCACGGACGGTTTGCAGCTGATGATATCGCGGATCATCACAAGCTGGGAGGGTGCAAGTCAGGGCGCCATAATAATCTTTGTCGTGCTCTCAACCAAGTAAGTTGATGAGGCGGCCAGAGAGATATGGCAGCGGGGATGGGCTGGATCGGCTCGGGCCGACAACCAGTATCCACTAGACAGATTCCGTCTGTGTTCTCTTGAGCACGATAGGATTAAGTCATGGTATTTTACCTTGAATATATGACAGTCCTGACTTCTTGTGAACTACTGTAATTGCATCTTAAGTCTTAGCATTTCACCAGGTGAACGCATAGTCACATTGACGCCTGAAATGCACTCTCGATCACAGCCTCGCCCCCGGCGCCTAACTTAACCCTCTTTATCTCGCCAAAAGAGCCCAACCTTTAATTCCAAACCTGGATTCTTACAATTGAGTCGCTATCGTACCTCCCTACATGGATAATAGGCATTTATGCCGTGTCTTTTGAAATGGATGGACTATCCTTGGCGGCGAGCATTATCGCGGTTATTCAACTGACGGGAAGCCTCGTGAAGCTTTGTGGGGGCTACATTCAAGAGGTGAAAGATGCACAAGACGAAATTGGTGGATCAGACGTACGTTTATCCAGCACGATATTATGACTCTGTTTCGACTGCATAGTTCTCTGATGGTCGCCATGGCCCAGAATCTGTACGACAGTTAAAGGCCCCCGATGCCGATCCATTGTCGCTTGAGACGCGACCCCTCCAATAAACAGATATCAAATATCAACGTATGTTGAATTATCGAGGTACTAAACTTGCTCACTCAGCATTTATTCGGGGCTAGACTAGCAAAGTTGCCAGGATCAAAAATTGGAGATCGGCATAGATCGTGGCTCAGCAGCCACTCAGTTGGCCTTTTGTCAGCCTCGCAGCATTTGAATCCAGCCTTTTCTTACATATGCAGACCCTGAAATCTCTGGGTAAGCGCCGTAGACATTTGGCCCCTAAAAAACAGCCCAAGGCACTTTTTTAGGCTGTCTAGAGGTTCTATTAGGACGGTCAACCTTTGCCAAAGAAGTAGTATGTAAACCATTGCGCGAAACAGACAATGATATGGTTCTTGACTCTAAATCAATTCAATCCATATATCCATTTACAGAATCCTTTAACCATCGAGGCTCTGCCGCACTTTCCATAGTTACATATCTACTGCACGAAAGAGGGGAGGGAGAAAAATGAAGTCCTTTTCATTCCTATTGACCATTGTGGTCAGCCTACTCTTTGGCATACAGTCGCTCGCGGCACCCATTGTCGAGCGAAGCCAATGCCCGAGCCCACAAGAAATGGCCAGATGGCTCGAGGAAAACACCTGCATCGGCGATAACACTATTTTCTACACCACGCCCGCCAATGAACGCGATGCCGAACAGTTCTCCAACCAGGTTGGCGGAACATACTACGGTGTGCTCATCGACCAGCGCATGAAGAAGGTTAACGGCGCAACGGAAGATGGAATTTTTTGGAAATGGGTGGACGCGTGTGGTGGTACCCCTGAGGAGGAGAATAAAGTGGCACATCACGTTAGCCAGGCGCTTGCAATGAAGGCGACGGGGCCGACGTATCTCATGCTGCCCAAGGGGGCAACACCAAAGCCGAGTTCATTCTGGTTAGTGGACGAGTGGCCTATGTTGAAAAAGAGGGGGATCAAAGTCACGCAGGTGCAGCCACAAACATTCGATCAGACCCCTTATAATGGTCCTTGAAGGCTGGTGCAGAGAAAGATGGAAGACTCTGGACTCTGTGTCTGATGACAGACGTGCGATATTTGAACAGAtcagtttttttttctttgggtGTGTAAAAGCTTTGCACATAACTTAGAGACGCGAATATATTCAATATCATTGTTGAATCATCAGGATAACCAACCCATGCTATGCTTGTAGTCTAAGAATTTGGATATGCTGGCCACTGAGCCACTCAAATGGATGTATTGCTTGATAGATAGATGAAGAGAAAGTTAACGTACATACATGATATCAACATAGACTAGCTTTCAACAATTCAATAATTTTCGAGTGCTGCATTTTCTCGGCAACTTGCACTGTTGTTAATCCCTGATCATCCTTTACATCTACCCTTGCTCCATACTCTAAAAGAAGCTGAACCATTCTGATGTCGCCATTAGAAACCGCTATATGTAATACCGGTACTTTGCTCTGGTTGTCCATTGATTGATCATTTTCTGGTGTTACCCCATGGGCCAACAGATACCGAGCCAACTCCAGGTATCCATGACTAACAGCCCCCAAAAGAATATTCTGATGCTGAAGATTGACCCCATGGTCCATCATGGCTGCCACAGCATCCAGCCCACCATGGTAGCGAAGCACAGCAGCAGGAAATAGTGGCGCATATCGACCGTGGTGCAGAAATGGGTCTGCACCATGGGAGAGCAGATAGGAAAGAAACTCATATGATTTTCGACTTTGGACTGCGAGGACCATGGGAGTTCCACTTTCGTCATCAAAGCTGCCGGTATAGGCCTGGGGGTCTTTGGCGAGGATTGCTTCGGCAATGGGGATTGAGCCGGTATAACAGGACCAGCGGATCATGTCTTCTGAGAGGGGGAGATCAGGGAATTGTCGGTGTAGTAGTTCTGTGACTACAGACAGGTTGGCATTGGGGTAGATTGCTTTCACGATTGTCTGCTGGAGTGTTTCTGGGGGAGGGCTGTATTCTGCTAGAATACTGGAAATTGTAGAGAGATTGCCGGTAGAGGCGGCTTGGAACAACTGCTCGTCTTTTGCTTTCATGATAGCAGAAGTGTATGAAGAAGCATAAGAAAAGATAGTAACCAAAGGGTTGattgtactccgtagggTAAAGGATATGAGAAGCGTAAGTGACGGTAAAAAAAATACTGCCCAGTGGCTGTGTCAGGTTAATTTGACAAGGCAGATTTCCAGTCAGTACAAGCACTGGCTGCACTGATGGTTATTTTGTAGCCTCATGCAAAATCACGCCCATCTGCAACATATATTTGTCGGCGAGTCAGGCTTGCAGGAAGAGCTTCCTTCGGTCATAGTCATGCTTGCCCGCATACTCGCCTGGACTCCTGGATGAGGTTCAATGGTCGGACCAACTCGGAAGAATGTCGGGCCGATTAAGCGAGAACTCCATATTGGCCACGGTGTTCGCACATTAGGTAGTTTAAGACATGAGCTCATCCAAAAGCTCGCGTGGGCTGCGTACACGTAGTTTAAGCACTCATCTATTCGTTTATGCGTACCTAAGTTCATAATCTTCAGTTCTACCTACTCGGGTAAATTTAGACCTATTGGCCTCGTGCAGTTCGAGAATTCACTGAGACAGTTAAGAAAATCTATTATAAATCATACAAAAATATGCAACTGCATAGTATAGTCAACCATATTATTTAATCACCATGAAGTTATTCTATACTCCTATGTATGAACAATTTTAACGAGGATTCAGTAGGAAATTGTACTTTCTGGACTTATTGGTGGAGATTCTCTCCAAGGCTTTATGCTCGCATATTGTGTACCAGAGCCCACTTATCCGCACTCGATTTCTGGACTAGCGTCTTCGTGGTGGGGCCCAGGATTGATGAAAGAATGCAAATTGGTGAAGCTGGTTTTGCACTTCTCTGTAACTCTTGCATGGAGCTGTTAGATTGAAGAGTTTTACCAGACGATGACGAAATTTCAATCGGAGAGACTCGTGGTGGGGAAGAATCAGTACTCTGTGTCAAACCCTTTGCCAAGAGAAAGGCGGCGCCAAGCCCCAGCAGTATCTGCTCATTCTGCTGACTGTAATCTTGTTGGATGCTAAGGGTCTGAGTTGGGTTCATAttgagattttttttttcaaaaaaaaaaaaaaaaaagaaaggaaggaaggaagaaagtgTAGCATACATATTCCTAATGCAAGAATGGACTCTAAGTAGGAACTGTGATACCACGGTTTGGATAAGGAGACAAAACCGTGGCCATTGGATAAATAACGTAGtcggtaagcgagtcggccacgtaagcgagtcggccacctccgagctatgttGAGAAACAGACCTACTTTAAACTCCCCAAAAATGCATTTATATATAAAAACTAATTACTGCTGCGACTAGGACAATGAGTTCTTTTATGTCCCAAAACATTGCAATCAGAACACCGTGGTGGCGCCCGTACATGTGGTTGAGATGTAGATGGTGCGGTCTCCATCTGTATAGTATCTTCAGCTTCCTGGGCCTCGTTCCTCCGCTGCATAAGGTCTATGCCTTCTTGGATAGACAGGCCACCTGTATGAGCTATCTGTCGCTTGGATCGCTTCTTTTGTTGCCGCTTTTTCTCATGTGCAGCTTGTAAATCCTGGacttctttggtgagaagGATTGCGATATTCATGTGGATTTCACATCCTTTGACAAGCCGGTTTATTGCATCATTTACTGGGCTCGGAGGACTCTGCGTACGCTGCCCTAGAAGCTTCTTGATTGTAGATGCCTGCTTCTCTAGTTGCTTGAGATTGTGGGGTGTTTTAGGTGCTGAGTCGGTAGATCGGCTGCCTGGTGGTGTAGGAGTCTTAAgctgtattattattattattattattattcatacacacatctgtcagccctataggccgagtggcggcaggtcctgcggggcggccgggtaagccgccgtagtggtaatcgctatgtacatcatcGCCTTTCTACATACAtcctgatatgttattccgcatgttgtatgtcccgtgctactgtttttgtgctgctgttcccatggccacgaaggtccatggacctgttggatactatctcgtttccttccctacttctgcaagcgtttaacctcggctgcactatgctgccagttgcttcgtgtccgttgttgtgactcggtatgtggttggtagcgtctgaaactggcctaggaggcctgtgtcaagcataaagcgcactgccttcggtaccaggtccggccgtgttaggtaggcccggtaatccaactcccgccttgacccctgtgtaagatggcgcatccgggggcctgcctggtttgtacagtggaggagaacatggcgtatatcttgacgaccgcgtccacaagagcattcagtcgattccataacattaaaggtaccaagataactagccagcgcaatcttcccagtttgcatttgaatgaggactgatgtggcggctcttcgtaggccttgatatagttgcattggtacttttgagggttctttccataagcgacggagggagttcccatgggtggaggcggcccattcagacttccatgcgcttgctgcttctatgcggagggctcttcgagtgctagccatgagagtgagctcctccacaccgttggggttgggtgctggcggattagcagcttcttttgcaagagcatcagcacactcattgctgtagatgccttcatgacctgggagccaatacagctgtatatcccaactgcgttcctgtagttgagatgcagtgcgtgtaatcttgctcaggatatattggccagaagaccttcctggagctgaacatgcttgaattgctgcctgattgtctgtaaagatgatcgctgtataggcccgatgggaacgttgtgatgtcggtccaaatgtgttgcatatttgggtgagagccatctctatgcctcgcaattctgctgcatatacagtatgagtagctggggagccaatgtgaactgcctggcgccctagaggtgaaaccactgctgctccaaccccttgttctgtcaagctgcc from Aspergillus chevalieri M1 DNA, chromosome 2, nearly complete sequence includes:
- a CDS encoding uncharacterized protein (COG:S;~EggNog:ENOG410PZS0), translated to MARWLEENTCIGDNTIFYTTPANERDAEQFSNQVGGTYYGVLIDQRMKKVNGATEDGIFWKWVDACGGTPEEENKVAHHVSQALAMKATGPTYLMLPKGATPKPSSFWLVDEWPMLKKRGIKVTQVQPQTFDQTPYNGP
- a CDS encoding ankyrin repeat domain-containing protein (COG:M;~EggNog:ENOG410PZYC;~InterPro:IPR002110,IPR036770,IPR020683;~PFAM:PF13857,PF12796,PF00023,PF13637,PF13606;~go_function: GO:0005515 - protein binding [Evidence IEA]) — protein: MKAKDEQLFQAASTGNLSTISSILAEYSPPPETLQQTIVKAIYPNANLSVVTELLHRQFPDLPLSEDMIRWSCYTGSIPIAEAILAKDPQAYTGSFDDESGTPMVLAVQSRKSYEFLSYLLSHGADPFLHHGRYAPLFPAAVLRYHGGLDAVAAMMDHGVNLQHQNILLGAVSHGYLELARYLLAHGVTPENDQSMDNQSKVPVLHIAVSNGDIRMVQLLLEYGARVDVKDDQGLTTVQVAEKMQHSKIIELLKASLC